One genomic region from Deltaproteobacteria bacterium encodes:
- a CDS encoding thiamine pyrophosphate-binding protein — MARRSTSTALKHRPEDLGTPRMRWGSDVVAAVARELDFKYIALVPGASYRGFHDSLVNFLGNENPQMVTCLHEEHAVSIADGYGKATDEPMAVALHSNVGLMHATMTIFNAWCDRTPMVIFGATGPVDAHKRRPWIDWIHTAADQGAIIRNYIKWDDQPASPQAAVESVLRANQIARTAPFGPVYVCLDVGLQEESLHEDVRIPDASRYAAPKAPFAPSAVVKQAREVLKKAKFPVILMGRMSRGQADWDRRVKLAEALNAPVLTSSNDPSSFPTTHPLHLAAPALRPSKQAVALVKKADVILSLDWLDLAGYLRGCLGASQTQTPADKTIIHCSMDTYRTNGWSMDHQALPAADIPVAACPDTLVEQMLEGFGRKRPAAGLKAITHWTRTPVGRARPKEGVPMTLMDMALTVREFARSRPVSFARLPIGWPGEAAEFSGPLSFMGNDGGGGVGSGPGHAVGTALALQGKGRLVTGVLGDGDYLMGCNALWTATHMDLPLLIVIADNRSYYNDEMHQERVAVMRERPVQNRWIGQRLDDPPVDLIAMGRAQGFDGEAPVSTAEDLAAALERGAQVVSKGGRYVIDALVEPGYADTGADQRADMSKKKK; from the coding sequence GTGGCAAGACGCAGCACAAGTACGGCATTGAAGCACCGTCCGGAGGACCTGGGGACCCCCAGGATGCGCTGGGGCAGCGACGTCGTCGCGGCGGTGGCGCGCGAACTCGACTTCAAGTACATCGCGCTGGTTCCTGGGGCCAGCTACCGAGGTTTCCACGACAGCCTGGTGAACTTCCTGGGCAATGAGAACCCGCAGATGGTCACGTGCCTGCACGAGGAACACGCGGTGTCCATCGCGGACGGCTACGGCAAGGCCACGGACGAACCCATGGCGGTGGCGCTGCACTCGAACGTGGGGCTGATGCATGCCACCATGACCATCTTCAATGCCTGGTGCGACCGGACGCCCATGGTCATCTTCGGCGCCACGGGTCCGGTGGACGCGCACAAGCGGCGTCCCTGGATCGACTGGATCCACACCGCCGCGGACCAAGGCGCGATCATCCGGAACTACATCAAGTGGGACGACCAACCGGCGTCGCCGCAGGCGGCCGTCGAGTCGGTGCTGCGGGCCAATCAGATCGCCCGCACCGCCCCCTTCGGGCCGGTCTACGTTTGCCTTGACGTGGGTCTGCAGGAGGAGTCGCTGCACGAGGACGTGCGCATCCCGGACGCCTCGCGGTATGCGGCGCCGAAGGCCCCCTTCGCACCCTCGGCCGTGGTCAAGCAGGCGCGGGAAGTCCTCAAGAAGGCCAAGTTCCCGGTCATCCTCATGGGACGGATGTCCCGCGGCCAAGCCGACTGGGATCGCCGCGTCAAGCTCGCGGAGGCCCTGAACGCCCCGGTGCTCACCAGCTCCAACGACCCCTCGTCCTTTCCCACCACCCATCCGTTGCACTTGGCCGCGCCGGCACTGCGTCCGTCGAAGCAGGCCGTGGCGCTGGTCAAGAAGGCGGATGTCATCCTCAGTCTCGACTGGCTGGACCTGGCCGGGTATCTGCGCGGTTGCCTGGGGGCATCGCAGACACAGACGCCGGCCGACAAGACCATCATCCACTGCTCCATGGACACCTATCGCACCAACGGCTGGAGCATGGACCACCAGGCGCTGCCCGCCGCGGACATCCCGGTGGCGGCATGCCCGGACACCCTCGTGGAACAGATGCTGGAGGGTTTCGGCCGCAAGCGGCCCGCCGCGGGGTTGAAGGCCATCACCCACTGGACGCGCACCCCTGTCGGCCGGGCACGGCCCAAGGAGGGCGTCCCCATGACGTTGATGGACATGGCGCTGACGGTGCGGGAGTTCGCCCGCAGCCGGCCCGTGAGCTTCGCGCGCCTGCCCATCGGCTGGCCCGGCGAGGCCGCGGAGTTCAGCGGTCCGTTGAGTTTCATGGGCAACGACGGCGGCGGCGGCGTGGGCAGCGGCCCCGGCCATGCCGTCGGCACCGCGCTGGCCCTCCAGGGCAAGGGCCGCCTGGTCACGGGTGTCCTGGGCGACGGCGACTATCTGATGGGCTGCAACGCGCTCTGGACCGCCACGCACATGGATCTGCCGCTGCTCATCGTCATCGCGGACAACCGCTCCTACTACAACGACGAGATGCACCAGGAACGGGTCGCGGTGATGCGCGAGCGGCCGGTGCAGAACCGCTGGATCGGGCAACGGCTGGACGATCCGCCCGTGGACCTCATCGCCATGGGACGGGCCCAGGGCTTCGACGGCGAGGCGCCGGTGTCCACCGCCGAGGACTTGGCCGCCGCCCTGGAGCGGGGCGCCCAAGTGGTGTCCAAGGGGGGCCGCTACGTCATCGACGCCTTGGTGGAACCGGGCTATGCCGACACCGGCGCCGACCAGCGCGCGGACATGAGCAAGAAGAAGAAGTGA
- the pcaG gene encoding protocatechuate 3,4-dioxygenase subunit alpha: MSGRHGTTPSQTIGPFHRIMVPWEGGAELAATDDAGAIRIQGRIVDGAGQPVDDCVIEVWQANVHGRYAHAEDTREVPLVAGFQGFGRAITDGDGRFNIVTVKPGGVPGPEETVQAPHISLSVFARGLLKQLVTRMYFADETAANDRDPVLRTITEAGRRETLLAVPRASGGAPPVYDFEIRLQGPRETVFFDV; the protein is encoded by the coding sequence GTGTCAGGCCGGCATGGAACCACTCCCTCCCAGACCATCGGTCCGTTTCACCGCATCATGGTGCCGTGGGAAGGCGGCGCGGAACTGGCGGCGACGGACGATGCCGGCGCCATCCGCATTCAGGGACGCATCGTCGACGGCGCCGGCCAGCCCGTGGACGACTGCGTCATCGAGGTGTGGCAGGCCAACGTCCACGGCCGCTACGCGCACGCCGAGGACACGCGGGAGGTGCCGCTGGTGGCGGGGTTCCAGGGATTCGGCCGCGCCATCACCGACGGCGACGGCCGTTTCAACATCGTCACGGTCAAGCCGGGGGGCGTGCCCGGACCCGAGGAGACGGTGCAGGCGCCGCACATCTCCCTGTCGGTGTTCGCGCGCGGCCTGCTGAAGCAACTGGTGACGCGGATGTACTTCGCGGACGAAACAGCCGCCAATGACCGGGACCCGGTCCTGCGGACCATCACCGAGGCCGGGCGGCGCGAGACCCTGCTGGCGGTCCCGCGCGCATCCGGCGGCGCACCGCCGGTCTACGACTTCGAGATCCGCCTGCAGGGTCCGCGTGAAACCGTGTTCTTCGACGTGTAG
- the pcaH gene encoding protocatechuate 3,4-dioxygenase subunit beta: MDQPTGYKRDPAAEQPPYLYPDYRSTVLRAPKRPLVPLPHTLSEITGPVYGHEKVGPLDHDLTRQHEGEPLGERIIVHGRVMDTHGRPLPDALMEIWQANSAGRYRHDADNHPAPLDPNFSGGGRCATDTEGRYRFVTIKPAAYPWGNDPNAWRPAHIHLSLFGTAFVTRLITQMYFPGDPLLDCDPIFNSTADAGARQRLVCRLDLEKTEPEWALAYEFDIVLRGRDATPMEG; encoded by the coding sequence ATGGATCAGCCGACCGGATACAAGCGCGACCCAGCGGCGGAACAGCCGCCCTACCTCTACCCCGACTACCGCTCCACGGTGCTGCGGGCGCCCAAGCGGCCCCTGGTGCCGTTGCCGCACACGCTGTCGGAAATCACCGGACCGGTGTACGGCCACGAGAAGGTCGGTCCGTTGGACCACGACCTCACCCGGCAGCACGAAGGGGAGCCCCTGGGCGAGCGCATCATCGTCCATGGGCGGGTCATGGACACCCACGGCAGACCGTTGCCGGATGCCCTCATGGAGATCTGGCAGGCCAACTCGGCGGGCCGCTACCGCCACGACGCCGACAACCACCCCGCCCCGCTCGACCCCAACTTCAGCGGTGGCGGACGCTGCGCCACCGACACGGAGGGCCGTTACCGTTTCGTGACCATCAAGCCGGCGGCGTATCCCTGGGGCAACGACCCCAACGCCTGGCGCCCGGCGCACATCCACCTCTCGCTCTTCGGCACCGCGTTCGTCACGCGCTTGATCACGCAGATGTATTTCCCGGGGGATCCGCTGCTCGACTGCGATCCCATCTTCAATTCGACCGCCGACGCCGGGGCGAGGCAACGGCTGGTGTGCAGGCTCGACCTCGAGAAGACCGAACCGGAGTGGGCCCTCGCCTACGAGTTCGACATCGTGTTGCGGGGCCGGGACGCCACGCCGATGGAGGGTTGA
- a CDS encoding MFS transporter: MQAPAVLLMAVIFLLNFTGRVILAPLLPTVEADLGITHAQAGMFFLFISAGYLTAMSGAGYVSARLLHHRTIVLSFALLGLSTLAVAQASTLTGIRLGLFAMGLGAGLYLPSAIATITSLVTRPHWGKAISIHELAPNTSFVIVPLLGELLLRSLSWRAILFYFGLVNFLASGLYAVLGRGGRFAGEPPVPAVIRRFLKDPMLWIILALFILGVAITLGVFTMLPLYLVSERGLGEGWANTLVGLSRGACPVLALVAGWAADRFGVRRTLSTTLALSSVTVALVGLVPDSWVTVAVFIQPMVAVGFFPAGFTALSTLGDMQTRGTAVSLVVPMAFVIGGGATPWFLGLCGDLGAFDMGFVWVGALTLAGAFLALLYKARHTA, encoded by the coding sequence ATGCAGGCTCCCGCCGTGCTGCTGATGGCGGTGATCTTCCTGCTGAACTTCACCGGTCGCGTCATCCTGGCGCCGCTGCTGCCGACGGTGGAGGCGGATCTCGGCATCACCCACGCCCAGGCCGGCATGTTCTTCCTGTTCATCTCCGCCGGGTACTTGACCGCCATGTCCGGGGCCGGTTACGTATCCGCCCGCTTGCTGCACCACCGGACCATCGTGCTGTCCTTCGCGCTTCTGGGACTATCGACCCTCGCGGTGGCCCAAGCCTCCACCTTGACGGGCATCCGGCTCGGACTCTTCGCCATGGGCCTCGGGGCCGGCCTATACCTTCCGTCGGCCATCGCCACCATCACCTCGCTGGTTACCCGTCCCCACTGGGGCAAGGCCATCTCCATCCACGAGCTGGCGCCCAACACGAGCTTCGTCATCGTGCCGTTGCTCGGTGAGCTGCTGCTCAGAAGTCTCTCCTGGCGGGCCATCCTGTTCTACTTCGGCCTCGTCAACTTCCTGGCCAGCGGGCTCTACGCCGTACTCGGCCGCGGCGGCAGGTTCGCCGGCGAACCCCCGGTCCCGGCCGTGATCCGGCGGTTCCTGAAGGACCCCATGCTGTGGATCATCCTCGCGCTCTTCATCCTGGGAGTCGCCATCACCCTGGGCGTGTTCACGATGCTCCCCCTCTACCTGGTGTCGGAACGCGGCCTGGGGGAAGGCTGGGCCAACACGCTGGTGGGGCTTTCCCGGGGCGCCTGTCCGGTCCTGGCCCTGGTGGCAGGATGGGCGGCGGACCGTTTCGGCGTCCGCCGCACCCTGTCAACAACGCTGGCCCTGAGCAGCGTCACCGTGGCCCTCGTGGGGCTGGTCCCGGATTCCTGGGTGACGGTGGCCGTCTTCATCCAGCCCATGGTGGCAGTGGGCTTCTTCCCCGCGGGCTTTACCGCCCTGTCCACCCTGGGCGACATGCAGACCCGCGGCACCGCCGTGTCCCTTGTGGTCCCCATGGCGTTCGTCATCGGCGGCGGCGCCACCCCCTGGTTCCTGGGCCTGTGCGGCGACCTGGGCGCCTTCGACATGGGCTTCGTCTGGGTCGGGGCCCTCACCCTTGCAGGGGCTTTTCTGGCGCTGCTTTACAAGGCCCGGCATACGGCGTAA
- a CDS encoding tripartite tricarboxylate transporter TctB family protein codes for MRVTPSLVFTLFVALVAAGMVYTAKDWPLGTGLFPRSVGVPVLVMALIQLVMDGYRSMRTTASQERETGDLQVDWTMSTAEVAAAGLTFAAWLLGMFFSILLFGFFITVPVFTLLYLKYQAREGWPLTLWLTGGMLVFFVGVFDQILHIHWLEPLIAGPENFLKSLMPWLG; via the coding sequence ATGCGCGTCACACCTTCGCTGGTGTTCACTCTGTTCGTCGCCCTGGTCGCCGCCGGCATGGTCTACACCGCCAAGGATTGGCCACTGGGCACGGGCCTGTTTCCCCGCTCCGTCGGCGTGCCGGTCCTGGTGATGGCGCTGATCCAACTGGTCATGGACGGCTACCGCAGCATGAGGACAACCGCGAGCCAGGAGCGGGAAACCGGCGACCTGCAGGTGGACTGGACCATGTCCACGGCCGAGGTGGCAGCGGCCGGGCTGACCTTTGCGGCGTGGCTCCTGGGCATGTTCTTCAGCATTCTGCTGTTCGGGTTCTTCATCACGGTACCGGTGTTCACCCTCTTGTACCTGAAGTACCAGGCCAGGGAGGGCTGGCCGTTGACGCTCTGGCTCACCGGCGGCATGCTGGTCTTCTTCGTCGGCGTTTTCGATCAGATCCTGCACATCCATTGGCTTGAGCCGCTCATTGCCGGGCCCGAGAATTTCCTCAAGAGCCTCATGCCCTGGCTGGGGTGA
- a CDS encoding tripartite tricarboxylate transporter permease, with the protein MFEAMADGLTALFSVERFLFITFGVVVGMALGAIPGLGGVVGLALLLPFTFDMDPTAAIAMLVALSSVPVTTDTIPSVLFAVPGTVGSQATILDGHPMARKGEAGRAFGAAYFSSLLGGVVGAVILGMLIPILKPLVLLFAAPELFSLGIMGISMVAILSGRVPLKGIVAGGMGLLLSMIGIDKQEGLLRWTFDSLYLFDGLNIIVVSLGIFALPELADMVIEGKQISSVPKQAMKGVGHGIRDVFANWWLMLRCAFLGTWVGIIPGLGSAVVDWLAYGHAKSTCKDAALTFGSGDVRGVIAPESANNAKQGGALVPTLAFGIPGSASMALLIGAFMIHGLQPGPSMLNEHLDLTYSIVWSTAIANIMATVIALCFTNQLAKISSVRINILAPLVTVVVFLAAYQATASIFDLVTVLLFGLLGWIMKRCGWPRPPLLLGFLLGGLIERYLFISVRAYGAAFLIRPLVLVVLAVTIATIYYSVKQERKVRQLTGITGEGE; encoded by the coding sequence GTGTTCGAAGCAATGGCCGATGGCCTGACCGCGCTGTTCAGCGTGGAACGGTTTCTCTTCATAACTTTCGGAGTCGTGGTGGGCATGGCGCTGGGAGCCATCCCGGGACTGGGCGGCGTCGTCGGCCTGGCACTGTTGCTGCCGTTCACGTTCGACATGGACCCGACCGCGGCCATCGCCATGCTGGTGGCCCTCTCCTCGGTGCCGGTGACCACCGACACCATCCCCTCGGTGCTGTTCGCGGTTCCGGGAACGGTGGGTTCCCAGGCCACGATCCTGGACGGCCACCCCATGGCCCGCAAGGGGGAGGCGGGGCGGGCCTTCGGCGCCGCCTACTTCTCGTCGCTCCTGGGCGGCGTCGTCGGTGCCGTCATCCTGGGAATGCTGATTCCCATTCTGAAGCCGCTCGTGCTCCTGTTCGCCGCGCCGGAGCTCTTCTCCCTGGGCATCATGGGCATTTCCATGGTCGCCATCCTGAGCGGCCGCGTCCCCCTCAAGGGCATCGTCGCCGGCGGCATGGGCCTGTTGCTGTCGATGATCGGGATCGACAAGCAGGAAGGGCTCCTGCGCTGGACCTTCGATTCGCTCTACCTGTTCGACGGTCTCAACATCATCGTGGTGAGCCTGGGGATCTTCGCGCTGCCCGAGCTGGCGGACATGGTGATCGAGGGCAAGCAGATCAGCAGCGTGCCCAAACAGGCCATGAAGGGCGTGGGGCACGGCATCCGGGACGTCTTCGCCAACTGGTGGCTGATGCTCCGCTGCGCCTTCCTGGGCACCTGGGTCGGCATCATCCCGGGCCTGGGCTCCGCGGTGGTGGACTGGCTCGCCTACGGACACGCCAAGTCTACGTGCAAGGACGCCGCCCTGACCTTCGGCTCGGGCGACGTCCGCGGCGTCATCGCCCCGGAAAGCGCCAACAACGCCAAGCAGGGCGGCGCCCTGGTGCCCACGCTGGCCTTCGGCATTCCCGGCAGTGCATCCATGGCGCTCCTCATCGGCGCCTTCATGATCCACGGCCTGCAACCGGGCCCCTCCATGCTGAACGAGCACCTGGATCTCACCTACTCCATCGTGTGGAGCACGGCCATCGCCAACATCATGGCCACGGTCATCGCGCTTTGCTTCACCAACCAGCTCGCCAAGATCTCTTCGGTACGGATCAACATCCTGGCGCCGCTGGTGACGGTGGTGGTGTTCCTCGCCGCCTATCAAGCCACCGCCAGCATCTTCGACCTGGTGACGGTGCTGCTCTTCGGGCTGCTGGGATGGATCATGAAACGGTGCGGATGGCCCCGGCCGCCGCTGCTCCTGGGATTTCTGCTGGGCGGGCTCATCGAGCGGTACCTCTTCATTTCCGTCCGTGCCTACGGCGCCGCGTTTCTCATCCGGCCGCTGGTCCTGGTGGTGCTCGCGGTCACCATCGCGACCATCTACTACAGCGTCAAGCAGGAGCGTAAGGTCCGGCAGCTCACGGGAATCACGGGGGAGGGAGAGTAG
- a CDS encoding molybdopterin-dependent oxidoreductase, whose protein sequence is MKNEPQPLSPDAANLEPPQGGLRNFPPRERWLDWTEYDAAAWPRRVERRYDLVPTICFNCEAACGLLAYVDKETLKIRKFEGNPEHPGSRGRNCAKGPATINQVNDPERILYPMKRVGHRGGGQWERVTWDEVLDDMAGRIRKALEEDRRNEIMYHVGRPGHELLYHQRIMHAWGIDAHNSHTNVCSAGARTGYAFWCGIDRPSPDHANARFMLLLSSHLETGHYFNPHAQRIIEAKERGAKVAVIDTRLSNTASKADYWLPTWPGTEAAVLLAICNVLLQEGLYDREFVRKWVNWEQFLRQEHPDAPQTFERFEEELKTLYGQYTPEFAAAESGVDAAMIVEVAHEVARAGSALATHVWRNAAAGNLGGWEVARALEFLVVLAGAVGTPGGTTPNAWNKFIPAPPMMPPPAKVWNTLMYPPEYPLAFFEMSFLLPHLVKEGRGKLAVYFTRVYNPVWTNPDGMSWIEMLSDEAKVERHACLTPTWSETAWFADYVLPMGLASERHDLMSQETHSARWIGFRQPVLRVALERRGKTFDTTWEAHAEAGLGEVWEEDEFWIELSWRIDPDGSLGIRKYFESPYRPGEKLTVSEYYQWMFENSVPGLPEAAARENISPLEYMRRYGAFLVAENIYSSHANEIKEADMAEAAVDPVTRVVSKGGAVIGVEVDGKGYAGFPTPSRKMEFYSATLKDWKWPEHRYPGYIKSHVHRSNIDAAKGEMLLLPTFRLPTLIHSRSANAKWLYEISHKNPVWLHPSDAERLGVGTGDLVKVHTEIGWFVDRVWVTEGIRPGVVACSHHLGRWRLKEETGGGRFATALVNLEQLAPGQWMMRQVHGVQPFESADKDSGRVWWQEAGVHQNLTFPVQPDNISGQHCWHQKVRVERPTGDDRYGDIFVDTNKSHEVYKRWLKLTRPAPGPQNLRRPLWLPRAYKPAAEAYEYKP, encoded by the coding sequence GGACAAGGAGACCCTCAAGATCCGCAAGTTCGAGGGCAATCCGGAACACCCCGGCAGCCGGGGGCGGAACTGCGCCAAGGGGCCGGCCACCATCAACCAGGTAAACGACCCCGAGCGCATCCTCTATCCCATGAAGCGGGTGGGACATCGGGGCGGCGGCCAGTGGGAGCGGGTCACCTGGGACGAGGTGCTGGACGACATGGCCGGGCGCATTCGCAAGGCCCTGGAGGAGGACCGGCGCAACGAGATCATGTACCACGTGGGGCGGCCCGGGCATGAGCTGCTCTACCACCAGCGCATCATGCACGCCTGGGGCATCGACGCCCACAACAGCCACACCAACGTCTGCTCCGCCGGCGCGCGCACGGGCTACGCCTTCTGGTGCGGCATCGACCGCCCCTCGCCCGACCACGCCAACGCGCGCTTCATGCTGCTGCTGAGCTCGCACCTGGAGACCGGCCACTACTTCAACCCTCACGCCCAGCGCATCATCGAGGCCAAGGAGCGCGGCGCCAAGGTCGCCGTCATCGACACGCGGCTGTCCAATACCGCGTCCAAGGCCGACTACTGGCTCCCCACCTGGCCCGGCACCGAAGCCGCGGTGCTGCTGGCGATCTGCAACGTGCTGCTGCAGGAAGGCCTCTACGACCGGGAGTTCGTGAGGAAGTGGGTCAACTGGGAGCAGTTCCTGCGCCAGGAGCATCCGGACGCCCCGCAGACCTTCGAACGGTTCGAGGAGGAGCTGAAGACCCTTTACGGACAGTACACGCCGGAGTTCGCGGCGGCCGAGTCCGGGGTGGACGCGGCGATGATTGTGGAAGTCGCCCACGAGGTAGCCCGCGCCGGCTCGGCCCTGGCCACCCACGTGTGGCGCAACGCCGCCGCCGGCAACCTGGGCGGCTGGGAAGTGGCGCGGGCGCTGGAGTTCCTGGTGGTGCTGGCGGGCGCCGTGGGCACTCCCGGGGGCACGACCCCCAATGCCTGGAACAAGTTCATCCCGGCGCCGCCGATGATGCCGCCGCCGGCCAAGGTGTGGAACACGCTCATGTACCCGCCCGAATACCCGCTGGCCTTCTTCGAGATGAGCTTTCTCCTGCCCCACCTGGTGAAGGAGGGCCGGGGCAAGCTGGCGGTGTACTTCACCCGGGTCTACAACCCGGTGTGGACCAACCCGGACGGCATGAGCTGGATCGAGATGCTGAGCGACGAGGCCAAGGTGGAGCGCCACGCGTGCCTGACGCCCACCTGGAGCGAGACCGCGTGGTTCGCGGACTACGTGCTGCCCATGGGGCTGGCGTCCGAGCGCCACGACCTCATGAGCCAGGAGACTCACTCGGCGCGCTGGATCGGCTTCCGCCAGCCGGTGCTGCGGGTGGCGCTGGAGCGGCGGGGCAAGACCTTCGACACCACCTGGGAAGCGCACGCGGAGGCCGGGCTCGGCGAGGTATGGGAGGAGGACGAGTTCTGGATCGAGCTGTCCTGGCGCATCGACCCCGACGGCTCCCTGGGCATCCGCAAGTACTTCGAGTCGCCCTACCGGCCGGGCGAGAAGCTCACGGTTTCCGAGTACTACCAGTGGATGTTCGAGAACAGCGTGCCGGGACTGCCTGAAGCCGCGGCCAGGGAAAACATCTCGCCGCTGGAGTACATGCGCCGCTACGGCGCCTTCCTGGTGGCCGAGAACATCTACAGCAGCCACGCCAACGAGATCAAGGAAGCCGACATGGCCGAGGCCGCGGTGGACCCGGTCACCAGGGTCGTCTCCAAGGGCGGCGCCGTCATCGGCGTGGAGGTCGACGGCAAGGGCTACGCCGGCTTCCCCACGCCGTCGCGCAAGATGGAGTTCTATTCCGCGACGCTGAAGGACTGGAAGTGGCCGGAGCACCGCTACCCCGGCTACATCAAGAGCCACGTGCACCGCTCCAACATCGACGCCGCCAAGGGCGAGATGCTGCTGCTGCCCACCTTCCGCCTGCCCACGCTGATCCACAGCCGCTCGGCCAACGCCAAGTGGCTCTACGAGATCTCGCACAAGAACCCGGTGTGGCTGCATCCGAGCGACGCCGAACGCCTCGGGGTCGGCACCGGCGACCTCGTCAAGGTGCACACCGAGATCGGCTGGTTCGTGGACCGGGTGTGGGTCACCGAGGGCATCCGCCCGGGCGTGGTGGCGTGCTCGCACCACCTGGGGCGCTGGCGCCTCAAGGAGGAAACCGGCGGCGGCCGTTTCGCCACCGCCCTGGTGAACCTGGAGCAACTGGCGCCGGGCCAGTGGATGATGCGGCAGGTCCACGGCGTCCAGCCCTTCGAGAGCGCCGACAAGGACTCCGGCCGGGTATGGTGGCAGGAGGCCGGGGTGCATCAGAACCTGACCTTCCCGGTGCAGCCCGACAACATCAGCGGACAGCACTGCTGGCACCAGAAGGTGCGGGTGGAGAGGCCCACGGGAGACGACCGCTACGGCGACATCTTCGTCGACACCAACAAGTCGCACGAGGTGTACAAGCGCTGGCTCAAGCTGACCCGGCCGGCGCCCGGGCCGCAGAACCTGCGCCGCCCGCTGTGGCTGCCGCGGGCGTACAAGCCGGCGGCCGAGGCGTATGAATACAAGCCGTGA